The following coding sequences are from one Culex quinquefasciatus strain JHB chromosome 1, VPISU_Cqui_1.0_pri_paternal, whole genome shotgun sequence window:
- the LOC6047053 gene encoding myrosinase 1, producing MFILIFLQLLGSTSTTQRSFPPEFRFGVGTAAYQIEGGWNADGKGESTWDRLTHQRAELIADGSSGDVACDSYHQWRSDVQMVKELGVDVYRFSLSWSRILPNGTADFVNQPGIEYYSSLVDELLANGITPMVTLYHFELPQVLQDVGGWQNPVIVERFRDFADVVFERLGDRVKHWITFNEPAYFCESEVIMFEEFEPGVSNYICGHHLLQAHAEVVRLYRDSYKPVQQGSIGISLASMRYQPRSDSLDDLDASQWAMQFNLDWFGHSIFSTNGDYPQIMKDRVGSRLLKFSDEEIASIRGSADFFGLNFYSAKLVSKNPDQNPANPPSFDHDTGVLTSVDPSWVATESWILVVPSGMRSILNWIRLEYGNPPLWITENGVGTKLGTVDDQRVDFHNAYLNSLLDALGDGCNVTGYLAWTLMDNFEWTAGYT from the exons ATGTTCATCCTAATTTTCCTCCAACTTCTCGGGTCAACCTCCACTACCCAACGCTCATTCCCACCGGAGTTCCGCTTCGGCGTCGGAACTGCGGCGTACCAAATCGAGGGGGGCTGGAACGCGGACGGCAAGGGTGAGTCCACGTGGGACCGACTGACCCACCAGCGTGCGGAACTTATCGCAGACGGTTCCAGCGGGGACGTGGCATGCGACAGCTACCATCAGTGGCGTAGCGATGTCCAGATGGTCAAGGAGCTGGGCGTGGACGTGTATCGGTTCTCGCTGTCCTGGTCGCGGATTTTGCCGAACGGCACGGCTGACTTCGTCAACCAGCCGGGCATCGAGTACTACAGCAGCCTTGTCGATGAACTCCTTGCCAACGGGATCACCCCGATGGTTACGCTGTACCACTTTGAGCTTCCTCAAGTGCTGCAGGATGTGGGCGGTTGGCAGAACCCGGTCATCGTAGAGCGCTTCAGGGACTTCGCTGACGTCGTGTTTGAAAGATTAGGCGATCGCGTGAAGCACTGGATCACGTTCAACGAACCGGCTTACTTCTGTGAGAGTGAAGTGATCATGTTCGAGGAGTTCGAACCTGGAGTGTCCAACTACATTTGTGGTCACCACCTTCTTCAAGCTCACGCTGAAGTGGTCCGATTGTATCGCGACTCCTACAAACCGGTTCAGCAAGGATCCATTGGGATTTCGCTTGCCAGTATGCGGTATCAACCGAGGTCGGACTCGCTAGACGATCTGGACGCTTCCCAGTGGGCAATGCAATTCAAC CTTGATTGGTTTGGCCACTCCATCTTCTCCACCAACGGAGACTACCCTCAAATCATGAAAGACCGCGTTGGCTCTCGCCTTCTGAAGTTCTCCGACGAAGAAATCGCCTCAATCCGCGGCTCCGCGGACTTTTTCGGGCTTAACTTTTACTCAGCAAAGCTGGTCAGTAAAAACCCCGACCAAAATCCGGCCAACCCACCATCGTTCGACCACGACACCGGCGTTCTAACGTCGGTTGATCCCAGCTGGGTAGCGACCGAGTCCTGGATTCTGGTGGTACCTTCCGGAATGCGAAGCATTCTGAACTGGATCCGGCTTGAGTACGGGAATCCACCGCTGTGGATCACGGAGAACGGGGTTGGGACGAAACTAGGAACCGTTGACGATCAGCGGGTTGACTTTCACAACGCCTATTTGAACTCGCTGCTGGATGCCCTCGGGGATGGTTGTAATGTGACGGGGTATCTCGCTTGGACGCTGATGGATAATTTTGAGTGGACTGCCGGATACACGTGA